The following coding sequences lie in one Spartobacteria bacterium genomic window:
- a CDS encoding type II secretion system protein, with the protein MISCHRREQGFTLVELLVVIAIIGILAAMLFPALQGALLSAKATSAGNAVKGYQQSIFQESLDADAMGYAQLYPAKEEDVGDGENFSYSESYIVYSITSGVENIDFSVFALPGSFAKALPGNPEDEANQSTFTGGGYCGWNIVKGVNTESSPNMPFMFTANIAMDADGKVQTDDQINTDMDMLGKKMAIAVYAQGAVKIFKKAKYITTDTFNPSDEETLEYIKPKKAE; encoded by the coding sequence ATGATTAGTTGTCATCGACGCGAACAGGGATTTACTCTTGTAGAGTTATTGGTTGTGATTGCCATCATTGGTATTTTGGCCGCCATGCTGTTTCCAGCCTTGCAAGGAGCGTTGCTCAGTGCCAAGGCCACCAGTGCAGGAAATGCCGTAAAAGGCTACCAGCAGTCCATTTTTCAGGAAAGCCTGGATGCTGATGCGATGGGATATGCTCAGCTGTATCCGGCAAAAGAAGAAGATGTAGGTGATGGCGAAAATTTTTCATATTCTGAGTCTTACATCGTTTATTCCATCACCAGTGGCGTTGAAAATATTGATTTTTCCGTATTTGCCCTTCCTGGCAGTTTCGCTAAAGCATTGCCGGGGAATCCTGAAGATGAGGCCAATCAAAGCACGTTTACCGGAGGCGGGTATTGCGGATGGAATATCGTGAAAGGTGTCAACACGGAATCAAGCCCCAACATGCCATTCATGTTCACCGCCAATATTGCAATGGATGCTGATGGAAAAGTTCAGACCGATGATCAGATTAATACGGACATGGATATGCTCGGCAAAAAAATGGCCATTGCGGTTTATGCTCAAGGTGCTGTGAAAATTTTCAAGAAAGCCAAATACATTACGACGGATACATTCAATCCGTCGGATGAAGAAACGCTCGAATACATCAAGCCGAAGAAGGCCGAGTAG
- a CDS encoding phosphomannomutase/phosphoglucomutase, producing MVTCIGLVFAPNLLISIKRTQVMTGIFKAYDIRGIYGKQLNETLAHKIGKAFVTVVQPKTVVVGYDMREHSIPLFQALTGGLTEMGADVIDIGLSSTPMSYFANGSLKADASIIITASHNTGEWNGFKLCRADAVPISGATGIKDIEKAVVDDVYKSVSDVSGTVTKHDILPEYIKHIQSYADIRKPIKIAADLANSMGIVEEKVLEGILSVDTIFAEMDGTFPNHEANPLKLETLQDIQNKVATGRYDFGVAFDGDADRVGFVDEKGTVVPMDIITALIAKSLLQHEKGPILYDLRSSWAVKETIEEAGGTALLSRVGHSFIKQQMRDNNVRFAGELSGHYYFRDNYFAESSSLAVIMVANLLSQSVLPLSEMVRPIQRYRASGEINSEVSVSKEQVFDHIRSTFADGDIFELDGITVEFDDWWFNVRASNTEPLIRLNLEAKTEEQMESRRDELLSMIRSIV from the coding sequence ATGGTGACATGCATTGGATTAGTATTTGCACCGAATTTACTAATTTCCATCAAAAGGACACAAGTCATGACGGGCATATTTAAGGCATATGATATTCGTGGTATTTACGGCAAACAACTGAATGAAACACTGGCGCATAAAATTGGAAAGGCCTTTGTGACGGTAGTACAGCCGAAAACGGTTGTTGTAGGGTACGATATGAGGGAACACTCCATTCCTCTGTTTCAGGCGTTGACAGGTGGCCTTACTGAAATGGGGGCGGATGTTATTGATATTGGATTAAGCAGTACTCCTATGAGCTATTTCGCTAACGGCAGTCTGAAAGCCGATGCCAGTATAATTATTACAGCTTCGCATAACACGGGTGAGTGGAATGGGTTTAAACTGTGTCGCGCAGATGCGGTTCCTATCAGTGGTGCAACGGGTATTAAAGATATTGAAAAAGCAGTCGTTGACGACGTCTATAAGTCGGTTTCTGATGTCTCTGGTACGGTGACAAAGCATGATATCCTACCAGAATATATTAAGCATATTCAGTCTTACGCAGACATTCGCAAACCGATTAAAATCGCGGCTGATTTGGCGAATTCGATGGGCATTGTGGAGGAGAAGGTGCTCGAAGGTATACTGAGTGTGGATACTATTTTTGCTGAAATGGACGGGACTTTTCCTAACCACGAGGCCAATCCTCTAAAGTTGGAAACATTGCAGGATATTCAAAATAAAGTGGCAACGGGGAGGTATGACTTCGGTGTGGCGTTCGATGGTGATGCGGATCGAGTGGGGTTTGTTGATGAAAAGGGCACCGTTGTTCCCATGGATATCATCACTGCTCTCATTGCAAAATCATTACTTCAGCATGAAAAAGGACCCATTCTATATGATTTGCGCAGTAGCTGGGCAGTGAAGGAGACCATCGAAGAAGCGGGTGGCACCGCGTTACTGTCGCGGGTAGGTCATTCTTTTATTAAGCAGCAGATGCGTGATAACAACGTGCGCTTTGCTGGTGAATTATCCGGACATTACTATTTCCGTGACAATTATTTCGCAGAAAGTTCTTCTCTTGCGGTGATTATGGTGGCGAATCTGTTGAGCCAGAGTGTCTTGCCCTTATCAGAAATGGTTCGGCCCATCCAACGCTATCGTGCCAGTGGCGAAATCAATTCGGAAGTGAGCGTATCAAAAGAACAGGTTTTTGACCATATTCGCTCCACGTTTGCCGATGGTGATATTTTCGAACTGGATGGGATCACGGTTGAATTTGACGACTGGTGGTTCAATGTTCGCGCCTCTAATACCGAACCATTGATTCGGTTGAACCTGGAAGCAAAAACCGAGGAACAAATGGAGTCGCGGCGGGATGAACTGCTATCGATGATTCGCAGCATTGTCTAG
- a CDS encoding DUF3089 domain-containing protein yields MMTARRTHMNYAHRFRYFISLLLLCVTGLSPSAAADDCCWLDRDDALMAAQSATLKSYPDAQTVIVDSATKVTYQTDGTYTHWDETYIRILTEEARRNYSTLSSYFTIPYQRGPEDCAIALVEIIRPDGSSVRIDVAKQSKIMINPGGMEANIYNPNSKIIQVNIPDLNVGDVLHYVMYDNIVHARMQDTWCDWITFEGTSPIIKSSVEITAPKDFPLQRIALKAPVKDTVTFSQIEKDQTIVYRWVARDVPRMFPEPNMPSPYTVVQRLLVSTVKDWPTISRWYWNLVKPHLAVTPQIKAQVAACCADAEDDQTRIEALFQFVSQQIRYMGITVEAEAPGYEPHDVAETFDARHGVCRDKAALLVAMLREAGFDAFPALINVGPLKDEEVPQPYFNHAIVAVRMPDGAYQLMDPTDENTRQLLPAYLNHRSYLVATPDGDSLRVSPVTPSADNMLYIRTTGELQNNDSLRLRTELRFEGINDNAYRGWFASITPDERRQFVDTVAKRVLPGALVESFRIEPEDLMDTTKELSITMDYRVDSYPISGKNCTALLLPLVGTRVGMVNFIIGKTGLAKRNYPLVTEIACGVSESIRIQLPETLTDAVLPTSPATYDGALAFSSSVLLSNTTLMADSSFILNDVEFSPDQYLQLKGVLKEMERVKKQMSIFQQADRDAFLCGADAVVEDEKVDFVLHDSHSWTETRTIRKRILSYAGKKDHAELKFDFNPAMESVAILSAETIQPDGTRQAISEEEINVMDQQWAGTASRYPAGKTLVASLPGVEIGSVMEYTVQRMVTNRPIFSVYESFQDVVPVLEKSVLLHIPENITLNEQGWLFEENKLSLTRLDTMEAGRMRSLSWSGSHIPAIKEEQDMPPEFCFTAGLFLSTGDWSSYAAMLNKRLVDASMDQPESELLGRRLASENEDAAAVLQAIRDYVAIHIRTVELSMDDIPLESITAADKTLIDGYGSPSDKAILLQAMLRGAGIASRYLLVADVPDLSSFTNPLHNGIWIEPFKKVVVAMDDFPLDGVTNGTIYLSGQDRQYDALGSSGEQDRLALTLPAGNFTRIRPLRPDAVHEQFTSTLHPDGSISMQCTKTYFGDDYGDEKTRFAEFTPEDRSRYYQEMVAEISQSATAESDLLTDFSGYPGTVSFSVFIMEYATLQSPFLYMTLPASLERFLDVHTPQRSNPLYVKTARDKTIQHDITLPDYMSTVVQPLIYSVDRTALSDVQVSITSRDVSDDDVHKTKILYRASMPPAVVSPENFSALVRVDNRLANLDERLLMLQADPSGSDLVDYADTNNWIQFDISPDKPYDVFFVHPTTYFSTEDGMNVSLKNTEINAVSEEEVGRQGSVFAPSCNIFAPRYRQASMAVLGMDEATQTKYLSKGLQDVHSAFEYYLKNENKGRPFILAGHSQGSNMLLWLMQQYPYLIDPDQLIAAYIIGWTVTDADAAGLGLPVASTPDQTGVIISWNTMNKGSHPPTLLSGARCVNPLSWSTNTLFQPAELNSGARVVLPSGVITNVAHFTSAQIDASGGLVIPPTMFDSQFSFGMGPGVYHGYDYDFFYSNLVENVAVRCNAWTKKQQSD; encoded by the coding sequence ATGATGACAGCTCGGAGAACTCACATGAATTATGCGCATAGGTTCCGGTACTTTATTTCCCTTTTGTTGCTTTGCGTTACGGGGCTGAGCCCGTCGGCAGCGGCCGATGATTGTTGCTGGCTGGATCGTGATGACGCGTTGATGGCGGCGCAGTCGGCCACGCTTAAGTCGTATCCTGATGCACAAACGGTCATTGTCGACTCCGCTACAAAAGTAACGTATCAGACAGATGGAACATACACACATTGGGATGAAACCTATATACGCATTTTGACCGAAGAAGCTCGCCGCAATTATTCGACGCTTTCCAGTTATTTTACCATCCCTTATCAGCGTGGTCCGGAAGACTGTGCCATCGCTCTCGTTGAGATCATCAGGCCCGACGGTTCCTCTGTACGTATTGATGTGGCAAAGCAAAGCAAAATAATGATTAACCCAGGGGGTATGGAGGCCAACATTTATAATCCCAACTCGAAAATCATTCAGGTCAATATTCCGGATCTGAATGTGGGGGATGTCCTGCATTATGTTATGTACGACAATATCGTGCATGCCCGAATGCAGGACACCTGGTGCGACTGGATTACCTTTGAAGGGACTTCGCCGATCATCAAATCGAGTGTTGAGATCACTGCGCCAAAGGATTTTCCATTACAACGCATTGCACTAAAGGCACCGGTTAAAGATACCGTCACGTTTTCACAGATCGAAAAGGATCAAACTATTGTATACCGCTGGGTTGCCCGCGATGTACCGCGTATGTTTCCTGAACCAAACATGCCTTCGCCCTATACGGTTGTACAGCGATTGCTAGTGAGTACAGTTAAGGATTGGCCGACGATTTCGCGCTGGTACTGGAATCTTGTGAAGCCGCATCTGGCGGTGACGCCGCAGATCAAAGCGCAGGTGGCGGCATGCTGTGCAGATGCCGAGGATGATCAGACCCGTATCGAGGCTCTGTTTCAGTTTGTTTCTCAGCAAATCCGCTATATGGGCATTACTGTGGAGGCCGAAGCACCCGGGTACGAACCCCATGATGTGGCAGAAACGTTTGATGCGCGACACGGGGTTTGCCGCGATAAAGCCGCGTTACTGGTTGCTATGCTGCGCGAAGCGGGGTTTGATGCATTTCCTGCGCTTATTAATGTTGGACCGCTGAAAGACGAAGAAGTTCCGCAGCCCTATTTTAATCACGCTATCGTCGCAGTGCGTATGCCGGATGGAGCGTACCAACTGATGGATCCCACAGATGAAAATACACGTCAGCTGCTGCCGGCGTATTTAAACCATCGCAGTTATCTTGTCGCGACGCCGGATGGCGATTCATTGCGTGTCTCGCCGGTTACTCCTTCTGCGGATAATATGCTGTACATTCGTACTACGGGGGAATTGCAGAACAATGATTCCCTGCGGCTCCGGACCGAACTCCGTTTTGAAGGCATCAATGACAATGCTTATCGGGGATGGTTTGCATCCATTACACCAGACGAACGTCGCCAGTTTGTTGATACCGTGGCCAAACGCGTCCTGCCCGGCGCACTGGTCGAATCGTTTCGTATTGAGCCGGAGGATTTGATGGATACCACGAAGGAATTGTCCATCACCATGGATTATCGCGTTGATTCCTATCCGATCTCCGGGAAAAACTGCACGGCATTGCTCCTGCCATTGGTGGGCACCCGCGTGGGAATGGTTAATTTTATCATCGGAAAGACCGGGCTGGCGAAGCGTAACTATCCTTTGGTTACAGAAATAGCCTGCGGTGTCAGCGAATCTATTCGCATCCAGCTGCCAGAAACGCTTACCGATGCTGTTCTTCCAACGAGCCCTGCAACCTATGACGGTGCATTGGCATTCTCCAGTTCTGTTCTCCTTTCCAACACAACACTTATGGCTGATTCGTCCTTCATTTTGAATGACGTTGAATTTAGTCCTGACCAATACCTCCAGTTAAAAGGAGTGCTCAAAGAAATGGAACGCGTGAAGAAACAGATGTCGATTTTTCAGCAAGCGGATCGTGATGCCTTTCTTTGCGGAGCAGATGCGGTGGTGGAAGATGAAAAGGTTGATTTTGTTCTGCATGACAGTCATTCATGGACTGAAACGCGGACGATTCGTAAACGCATTCTTAGTTATGCAGGTAAAAAAGATCACGCAGAGCTTAAGTTTGATTTTAATCCGGCCATGGAATCTGTGGCGATCCTCTCTGCTGAAACCATTCAACCGGATGGGACGCGTCAGGCTATAAGTGAAGAAGAAATCAATGTGATGGATCAGCAATGGGCTGGAACAGCTTCACGTTATCCGGCGGGTAAAACATTGGTTGCCTCGTTGCCGGGTGTAGAAATAGGGAGTGTAATGGAATATACGGTGCAGCGTATGGTTACAAACCGTCCGATCTTTTCTGTATATGAATCCTTTCAGGATGTTGTTCCTGTTCTTGAAAAATCAGTGCTGCTGCACATTCCGGAAAACATAACCTTGAATGAACAAGGTTGGTTGTTCGAGGAAAACAAGTTATCTCTAACACGTCTGGATACGATGGAGGCAGGTCGCATGCGTTCGCTCTCTTGGTCGGGCAGTCATATCCCCGCCATAAAGGAGGAGCAGGATATGCCTCCAGAATTTTGTTTTACCGCCGGATTGTTTCTGTCGACGGGTGACTGGTCGTCATACGCGGCGATGCTGAATAAACGTCTTGTCGACGCATCCATGGATCAGCCGGAATCAGAGTTGCTTGGCCGGCGTCTGGCGTCGGAAAACGAGGATGCAGCTGCTGTTCTGCAGGCGATTCGCGATTATGTGGCTATCCATATTCGCACCGTCGAACTTAGTATGGATGATATTCCGCTGGAATCTATTACCGCAGCGGATAAGACCCTCATTGATGGTTATGGCTCGCCGTCAGATAAAGCGATTTTACTACAGGCTATGCTACGCGGTGCGGGGATTGCTTCGCGTTACCTGCTCGTGGCTGATGTACCGGATCTGTCATCCTTTACCAATCCGCTGCACAATGGAATATGGATCGAGCCCTTTAAAAAGGTAGTTGTCGCTATGGATGATTTTCCACTGGATGGTGTGACAAATGGAACGATTTATTTGAGCGGTCAGGATAGGCAGTACGATGCACTGGGTTCCTCTGGCGAACAGGATCGCCTCGCCCTGACGTTACCCGCTGGAAATTTTACCCGGATTCGTCCACTGCGTCCCGATGCTGTGCATGAACAGTTTACCAGTACGCTGCACCCCGATGGTTCCATTTCCATGCAATGTACCAAAACATATTTTGGTGATGATTATGGCGATGAGAAAACGCGTTTTGCGGAATTTACTCCAGAGGATCGCAGTCGATATTACCAGGAAATGGTGGCTGAAATATCACAATCAGCTACGGCCGAAAGCGATCTTCTTACCGATTTCTCTGGGTACCCGGGAACGGTTTCGTTTTCCGTATTTATTATGGAATATGCCACGTTGCAGTCACCGTTTCTTTATATGACACTGCCTGCGTCGTTAGAACGCTTTCTGGATGTGCATACGCCGCAGCGATCCAATCCGCTGTACGTCAAAACTGCAAGAGACAAAACCATCCAGCATGATATTACGCTTCCAGACTATATGTCGACCGTGGTGCAGCCGCTAATCTATTCCGTCGATCGTACAGCCTTGTCAGATGTTCAGGTATCAATTACATCGCGTGATGTTTCTGATGATGATGTGCATAAAACCAAAATTCTTTATCGTGCATCCATGCCGCCGGCGGTCGTTTCTCCCGAAAATTTCTCGGCTCTCGTGCGTGTGGATAACCGGCTCGCGAACCTGGATGAACGGTTGCTTATGCTTCAGGCGGATCCTTCCGGCAGTGATCTTGTTGATTACGCTGATACGAATAACTGGATTCAGTTTGATATCAGTCCGGACAAGCCGTACGACGTATTTTTTGTACATCCTACCACCTATTTCAGTACCGAAGACGGAATGAATGTATCACTCAAAAATACAGAAATTAATGCCGTTTCTGAGGAAGAGGTCGGTCGGCAGGGATCCGTTTTTGCACCTTCTTGTAATATTTTTGCTCCGCGATACCGTCAGGCCTCGATGGCTGTGCTGGGTATGGATGAAGCAACTCAGACGAAATATTTATCAAAGGGACTGCAGGATGTTCACAGCGCCTTTGAATACTATTTGAAAAATGAAAACAAAGGTCGTCCGTTTATTCTGGCAGGACATAGCCAGGGATCGAATATGCTGTTATGGCTGATGCAGCAGTACCCGTATCTGATTGACCCCGATCAGCTCATCGCCGCGTATATCATCGGCTGGACGGTCACCGACGCCGATGCGGCAGGTCTGGGACTTCCTGTCGCTTCCACGCCCGATCAAACGGGTGTCATCATTTCTTGGAACACGATGAATAAAGGATCTCATCCGCCTACATTGCTGTCCGGAGCCCGCTGCGTTAATCCCCTGAGCTGGTCTACCAATACACTGTTTCAACCTGCCGAATTGAATAGCGGAGCTCGTGTTGTGCTGCCTTCTGGTGTCATAACCAATGTCGCGCACTTTACCTCTGCACAAATCGATGCTTCGGGCGGCCTTGTTATTCCTCCGACGATGTTCGATTCGCAGTTTTCTTTTGGTATGGGGCCAGGGGTTTATCACGGCTATGATTACGACTTTTTTTATAGCAATCTCGTTGAAAACGTGGCGGTCCGCTGCAACGCTTGGACGAAGAAGCAACAGTCCGATTAA
- a CDS encoding HEAT repeat domain-containing protein, with the protein MKRLTTRKMIMAMVFCGIVSSVTAIAMNALELRHLESAMNIRGLSTEDLSFEKDIVTNQFISLRKVHLFLQQPLLLADFGETSKDVLESVDHVPPWEWIADTMEWSISEPPSLSTNKTGEMSASSSRLSSALQGAIGDFLAVCRRWGPVQNVAVRAVTPVQRQYAAASILYDSFDAGKNTNAINVLKQLGIPGPIIHEVAGETELLDLEPAAKKWTDIVKSVDQSQQLAVHRALTDGLHQLCNQVKAVPPEDWPDHPVTLSTSLGKIRIGTVYDDVYLSDYLLIIDPAGNDIYQGFATASCGLLMSSPPFAITLDLAGNDLYRSEAALSAGGALWGHALLWDMEGDDVYESRWAGQACSLFGMASLVDFAGDDTYRAYGLAQSAAVAGMSFLGDLNGNDTYILGQEGQAYAGVDGCALLVDKHGCDTYSAGRIKTDYERHDLYHLSLAQGFAIGMRPFAGGGVAVLFDQEGNDSYLAEVYAQGVSYWYSIGLLIDMAGEDRYHLREYGQGTGIHLSCGLMIEERGNDTYYGFSLAQGSAHDYAVGMLFDRQGSDLYTADHHAQGRGINNAFGLLMDSSGNDAYFAVDTDQSQGIGNIASMRDYESLSMLLDLQGQDRYSSGVQNNSMVLRPDIGIVYDVDDDQLNPGKKIPEPILADDTPYTTLGMNQLMLLATKYGDSPLKRQRKQSARDEFYRRGTQSLFYFMQHANAQNMWYLILAEDMVRHLPPEESAPVLISFLTDPNREQIKYAAFFLGLHDTPQYTDDLLPLLNNPYTAGAAMRTLGNWKAVKAIPSIIPYTDDPVERRRIAAVNALGAIGDPQVVPILRKKTQDSVFTVRQRASHALKMIEKD; encoded by the coding sequence ATGAAACGATTGACCACTAGAAAAATGATAATGGCGATGGTGTTTTGTGGCATTGTTTCCAGTGTCACTGCTATCGCCATGAATGCGCTGGAACTTCGGCATCTCGAAAGTGCTATGAATATTCGTGGCCTTTCGACTGAAGATTTATCCTTTGAAAAAGATATTGTAACCAACCAGTTCATCAGCCTGAGAAAGGTACATCTCTTTCTTCAGCAGCCATTGTTGCTGGCCGATTTTGGAGAAACATCAAAAGATGTGTTGGAATCGGTAGATCACGTGCCCCCCTGGGAATGGATCGCAGATACGATGGAGTGGTCGATATCTGAGCCACCTTCGCTATCGACAAATAAGACAGGGGAGATGAGTGCTTCGTCCTCTAGGTTGTCCTCGGCCCTTCAAGGTGCTATAGGCGATTTTTTAGCGGTATGCAGGCGATGGGGGCCTGTTCAAAACGTTGCAGTTAGAGCCGTAACACCCGTTCAGCGTCAATATGCCGCCGCCTCGATTCTCTATGACTCTTTTGACGCCGGAAAGAACACGAATGCAATCAACGTTTTGAAGCAGCTGGGGATTCCCGGTCCTATCATTCATGAGGTGGCCGGCGAAACGGAATTGCTTGATCTGGAACCGGCTGCAAAAAAATGGACAGACATCGTCAAATCAGTCGACCAGTCGCAGCAACTTGCGGTGCATCGCGCCCTGACAGATGGATTGCACCAGCTGTGTAATCAGGTAAAAGCGGTTCCGCCGGAAGACTGGCCTGACCACCCGGTGACCCTGTCTACATCGCTTGGAAAGATTCGTATCGGAACCGTCTATGATGATGTGTATCTCTCTGATTATCTATTGATTATTGATCCTGCCGGAAATGATATTTATCAAGGATTTGCCACCGCATCGTGCGGGTTGCTCATGTCTTCACCGCCTTTTGCTATTACATTGGATCTTGCAGGTAACGACTTGTATCGCTCTGAAGCGGCTTTGTCTGCCGGCGGCGCATTGTGGGGGCATGCCCTGCTTTGGGACATGGAAGGAGACGATGTGTATGAGTCCCGTTGGGCAGGCCAGGCCTGTTCGCTGTTTGGCATGGCGTCACTCGTTGATTTTGCAGGAGACGATACGTACCGCGCCTATGGTTTAGCCCAGTCGGCGGCGGTCGCAGGAATGAGTTTTCTCGGTGATCTAAATGGAAATGATACCTACATACTTGGTCAGGAAGGGCAGGCTTATGCCGGCGTTGATGGATGCGCGCTACTCGTGGACAAGCATGGATGTGATACGTATTCGGCAGGTCGAATCAAGACCGATTATGAGCGTCATGATCTATATCACTTATCATTAGCTCAGGGGTTTGCCATTGGAATGCGACCCTTTGCAGGGGGTGGTGTCGCGGTTTTATTTGATCAAGAAGGTAACGATTCGTATTTGGCCGAAGTATATGCGCAAGGAGTCAGTTACTGGTACAGCATAGGGTTGCTCATCGATATGGCTGGTGAAGATCGTTACCACTTGCGTGAATACGGGCAGGGAACGGGTATACATCTCAGTTGTGGACTGATGATCGAGGAGCGGGGTAACGACACGTATTATGGATTTAGCCTCGCTCAGGGATCCGCTCACGATTATGCCGTCGGAATGCTTTTCGACCGGCAAGGCAGCGATCTTTATACCGCAGATCATCATGCGCAGGGACGCGGTATCAACAATGCATTTGGTCTGCTCATGGACTCCTCCGGTAACGACGCGTATTTTGCTGTGGACACAGATCAGTCTCAAGGCATCGGAAACATAGCGTCCATGCGTGATTACGAATCCCTGTCTATGCTGCTCGATCTGCAGGGGCAGGATCGTTACAGCAGCGGCGTACAAAACAATAGCATGGTGTTGCGACCGGATATCGGGATTGTCTACGACGTCGATGACGATCAGTTGAATCCCGGCAAAAAGATCCCTGAGCCCATACTCGCTGATGACACTCCTTACACCACGCTCGGCATGAACCAGCTTATGTTGTTAGCCACGAAGTACGGCGACAGTCCATTGAAACGCCAGCGCAAGCAATCCGCCAGAGACGAATTTTATCGTCGCGGCACGCAAAGTCTTTTCTATTTTATGCAACATGCCAACGCGCAAAATATGTGGTATCTCATCTTGGCCGAAGATATGGTTCGGCATCTTCCTCCTGAAGAATCAGCACCGGTTCTTATTTCTTTTCTGACAGACCCCAACAGAGAACAGATTAAGTATGCGGCCTTTTTTCTCGGACTGCATGATACGCCTCAATACACAGATGATTTACTTCCTCTGCTCAACAATCCTTATACTGCCGGAGCGGCTATGCGGACTCTGGGTAACTGGAAAGCTGTCAAAGCCATTCCGTCGATTATCCCGTATACCGACGACCCAGTGGAACGCCGCCGTATTGCTGCAGTCAATGCACTTGGAGCGATAGGAGACCCGCAAGTTGTTCCGATTTTGAGGAAAAAAACACAGGATTCAGTCTTTACCGTGCGTCAGCGTGCGTCACATGCGCTAAAAATGATCGAAAAAGATTGA
- the larE gene encoding ATP-dependent sacrificial sulfur transferase LarE, with the protein MTEPNVNKLLQDKRDKLHEWGRNHPRVGVALSGGQDSVYLLAEMADADVSVLALTAVSPFIPKNDFEYAEALCRRLNVRHVLVSVDPLADSRIRRNGADRCYHCKKRLFELLLAALAAYWPDGVLVEGSHVGDLSDIRPGRKALQELRVISPLLCCGYTKADIARGLGLLELTEFIRPASACLATRVAFDQSLEATDLKRIDAAENMLRQTGVSQVRVRLYGNDARIEVLPAEFALITSQADAIIATFQQLNFASVSLDLRGYRTGSWNETIDH; encoded by the coding sequence ATGACTGAACCGAACGTCAATAAGTTGTTGCAGGACAAGCGGGATAAGCTCCATGAATGGGGTCGGAATCACCCGCGCGTAGGTGTTGCTCTTAGTGGTGGGCAGGACAGTGTTTATTTATTGGCGGAAATGGCTGATGCGGATGTATCCGTGCTGGCTTTGACTGCCGTTTCTCCTTTTATTCCGAAAAATGATTTCGAATACGCGGAAGCATTGTGCCGTCGATTGAATGTTCGGCATGTCCTTGTTTCTGTGGATCCATTGGCTGATTCGAGGATTCGGCGCAATGGCGCAGATCGTTGCTACCATTGCAAAAAGCGTCTTTTTGAGTTACTCCTCGCCGCTCTTGCGGCGTATTGGCCTGATGGCGTATTGGTCGAAGGCAGTCATGTAGGCGATCTCTCGGATATTCGTCCCGGTCGGAAAGCACTCCAAGAGTTGCGCGTTATCAGTCCGCTTCTATGTTGTGGATATACGAAAGCTGATATTGCACGTGGTTTGGGCTTGTTGGAATTAACTGAGTTTATTCGCCCAGCATCGGCGTGTCTGGCAACGCGTGTTGCATTTGATCAGTCTCTGGAGGCTACAGATTTGAAACGTATTGATGCCGCCGAAAACATGTTGCGTCAAACAGGTGTTAGCCAAGTGCGGGTAAGACTTTATGGGAATGATGCGCGTATCGAGGTGCTGCCTGCGGAATTTGCACTGATCACGTCGCAGGCTGACGCGATAATCGCAACTTTTCAACAATTGAATTTCGCATCTGTTTCGCTTGATCTACGAGGTTACCGAACGGGAAGTTGGAATGAAACGATTGACCACTAG